A DNA window from Fusarium fujikuroi IMI 58289 draft genome, chromosome FFUJ_chr11 contains the following coding sequences:
- a CDS encoding related to glucose/galactose transporter: MAGGAIPTAAPQLAGGYLTGRALIYPLSLVISLFFLWGFSYGLLDVLNKHFQTVLGITKLESTGLQVMYFGGGYLLFSPIAAEVLKRRGYKLTILMGLTLYSLGAVLFWPVAKSADSNANGRAVFGGFCACTLVIACGLATLETAANSYAVVIGAPESASARLQFCQSWNGVASFIGPLIASKFFFTGENQNNLTNVQYVYLAVACAGAAVGVLFFFAKLPEVSEAVLEDDQAGHVAQGSIWKQWNMWFAFGAQFCYVGAQVTIATFFINYAHENGDITTAKGSTMLSYALITFTVGRFVATGLAVIFSSEFIMVVYSCCAIALTAYVSAAPRGIASVGILIAIFFFMAPMYPTIFAMGTRNLGHHTRRAAGILVMGVSGGAVFPPVQGAIADAKGTRISYIVPTIGFVYVLGYVAVNWVRGGITFLAPKAEESTVDEVTYDNEKNDVIIEQREKKHNEMA; the protein is encoded by the coding sequence ATGGCAGGCGGTGCTATCCCTACAGCGGCTCCCCAGCTCGCAGGCGGCTACCTGACTGGTCGCGCCCTCATCTACCCCCTCTCCCTCGtcatctccctcttcttcctctggggTTTCTCCTACGGTCTTCTCGATGTCCTCAACAAGCATTTCCAAACTGTCCTCGGTATCACAAAGCTCGAGTCCACTGGCCTGCAGGTCATGTACTTTGGTGGCGGTtacctcctcttctctcccatCGCTGCTGAGGTTCTCAAGCGCCGCGGTTACAAGCTCACTATCCTGATGGGTCTTACTCTCTACTCTCTCGGTGCTGTTCTGTTCTGGCCTGTTGCCAAGTCTGCTGATAGCAACGCCAACGGTCGCGctgtctttggtggtttCTGCGCTTGCACTCTCGTCATCGCTTGTGGTCTCGCTACTCTCGAAACTGCCGCCAACTCTTACGCTGTCGTCATCGGCGCTCCCGAGTCTGCCTCCGCTCGTCTCCAATTCTGCCAGTCTTGGAACGGTGTCGCTTCCTTCATCGGTCCCCTCATCGCCTCCAAGTTCTTCTTCACCGGCGAGAACCAGAACAACCTCACCAACGTCCAGTATGTCTACCTCGCTGTCGCCTGTGCTGGCGCTGCCGTCGgtgtcctcttcttcttcgccaagCTTCCCGAGGTCAGCGAGGCTGTTCTTGAGGATGACCAGGCCGGCCACGTCGCTCAGGGTTCCATCTGGAAGCAGTGGAACATGTGGTTCGCCTTCGGTGCTCAGTTCTGCTACGTCGGTGCCCAGGTCACCATTGctaccttcttcatcaactacGCCCACGAGAACGGTGACATCACAACTGCCAAGGGTAGCACCATGCTGAGCTATGCTCTCATCACCTTCACTGTCGGTCGATTCGTCGCTACTGGTCTTGCTGTCATCTTCAGCTCTGAGTTCATCATGGTTGTCTACTCTTGCTGTGCCATCGCTCTTACTGCCTACGTCAGCGCCGCTCCCAGGGGTATTGCCAGCGTTGGTATCCTcattgccatcttcttcttcatggctCCCATGTACCCCACCATTTTCGCCATGGGTACCCGAAACCTCGGCCACCACACTCGACGTGCTGCTGGTATCCTTGTCATGGGTGTTTCCGGAGGAGCGGTCTTCCCTCCTGTACAAGGCGCAATCGCTGATGCCAAGGGCACTCGAATCTCCTACATCGTTCCTACTATCGGCTTCGTCTACGTCCTCGGCTACGTCGCTGTCAACTGGGTTCGCGGCGGAATTACATTCCTGGCccccaaggctgaggagtcAACTGTCGATGAGGTCACCTACGATAACGAGAAGAACGATGTCATCATTGAGCagcgcgagaagaagcacaacGAGATGGCTTAA
- a CDS encoding related to cytosine deaminase and related metal-dependent hydrolases, translating into MASRLLLQNGTVLQHDAQDNVIALKNTDILIEDDRIMEIGQAIEPQNASKIDCDGKIIAPGFINAHHHVWQSQLKGRLGNSTMLDYMLEANFQSFNFKPQDFFWGQLAGCLEALDAGTTCVVDNAHGASSPEHGTAALSATLASGIRSIFCHGVMPLRAVEWTESSFELDRSPQPDWLLPQMDYLAAKAPFGDDKRVQLGFFFDSHFLPENVIAETLTHVKEAGVKLIVSHYRHWPVSKGQSRVPEQLHASGLLGPDILLTHGNGTTPEQASLLTEAGTYIVSTPDAEIFMASGADPVAFREDLPLMCLGADCHSCGPVSMMHQMQIALASDRGSQNSKTFAEGHYPKKMRATVQKAFNLATIKAARAINMDKDIGSIAVGKLADLVIFDTTSPSISSAADHDPVTAIVRHAGVREVETVIVGGKVRKHDGSLQNVHLAEGRDAGFDLKLEAVDSKDVLSWKEVAKELARSRSEIESRINKVNKELAKEKLIGMMGGLKDILVD; encoded by the exons ATGGCTTCTAGACTTCTCCTTCAAAACGGTACCGTGTTGCAGCATGATGCGCAAGACAATGTCATCGCACTTAAGAACACCGACATCTTGATTGAAGATGATCGTATCATGGAGATCGGACAAGCTATTGAACCTCAAAATGCATCCAAGATTGACTGCGATGGGAAAATTATTGCCCCTGGGTTCATCAATGCCCATCATCATGTTTGGCAGAGCCAATTGAAAGGGAGACTTGGCAACTCTACAATGCTGGACTACATGCTTGAAG CGAACTTCCAAAGCTTCAACTTTAAACCGCAAGATTTCTTCTGGGGTCAACTAGCTGGCTGCCTTGAAGCACTCGACGCCGGAACAACATGCGTCGTAGACAATGCACACGGCGCGTCCAGCCCCGAACACGGTACAGCTGCATTAAGTGCGACCCTGGCATCTGGAATAAGGTCCATATTCTGCCATGGCGTCATGCCCTTACGAGCTGTAGAATGGACAGAGTCTTCATTTGAGCTTGATCGTTCACCTCAACCCGATTGGCTGCTGCCTCAGATGGATTATCTTGCTGCAAAGGCTCCGTTTGGAGATGACAAGAGAGTGCAGTTGGGTTTCTTCTTCGACAGTCACTTCTTGCCAGAGAATGTAATTGCTGAGACACTTACGCATGTGAAAGAGGCTGGAGTGAAGCTTATTGTGAGCCACTACAGACACTGGCCAGTTTCGAAGG GACAATCTCGAGTGCCGGAGCAATTACACGCCAGTGGTCTTCTCGGCCCCGATATCCTCCTTACGCACGGCAATGGAACAACACCAGAACAAGCGTCTCTACTCACTGAAGCCGGAACTTACATCGTCTCAACCCCCGACGCCGAAATCTTCATGGCATCAGGCGCAGATCCAGTAGCGTTTCGAGAAGACCTCCCACTGATGTGCCTCGGAGCTGATTGCCACTCCTGCGGACCAGTCAGCATGATGCACCAGATGCAAATCGCACTAGCGAGTGATCGAGGATCGCAAAATTCAAAGACTTTCGCCGAAGGTCACTATCCCAAGAAGATGCGGGCAACGGTACAGAAAGCGTTCAATCTAGCTACTATAAAAGCAGCTCGTGCGATCAACATGGATAAGGACATTGGATCTATTGCAGTGGGCAAGTTGGCGGACTTGGTTATCTTCGACACGACTTCTCCTTCAATCAGCTCTGCAGCTGATCACGACCCAGTAACTGCTATCGTCCGCCATGCAGGTGTCAGAGAGGTTGAGACCGTTATAGTCGGTGGAAAGGTTCGCAAGCATGATGGAAGTCTGCAGAACGTGCACTTGGCAGAGGGCAGAGATGCTGGTTTcgatctcaagctcgaggCAGTTGACTCGAAGGACGTGTTGTCGTGGAAAGAAGTTGCAAAGGAGTTGGCGAGGAGTCGAAGTGAGATCGAGAGCCgaattaataaggttaacAAAGAACTAGCTAAGGAGAAACTTATTGGGATGATGGGAGGCTTGAAGGACATCTTGGTTGACTGA